One window of the Vigna radiata var. radiata cultivar VC1973A chromosome 1, Vradiata_ver6, whole genome shotgun sequence genome contains the following:
- the LOC111241499 gene encoding uncharacterized protein LOC111241499, translating to MSLYGNKRYFFGHKISSRGIEVDRAKLEVIEKLQPPTNVKGIRSFLGHPDNLLRCCVTKEEVEGILWHYHDSPYGGNFSGERTTAKVLKSGFYWPTLFKNAHNHAINCDKGQRTGTISKHHEMLLQGILEVEVFDCWSIDFVGPFPPSFNNEYILVVMSYVSKWVEAVAFPKNDSSTVIKFLKRKIFSRFGTPRVFISDGGSHFCNSQLAKILKHYGVRHK from the exons ATGTCGCTTTATGGTAACAAAAGGTATTTTTTTGGTCATAAAATTTCTTCTAGGGGAATCGAGGTTGACAGGGCCAAATTGGAAGTCATTGAAAAACTTCAGCCACCAACCAATGTGAAGGGAATCAGAAGCTTTTTGGGTCATCCTG ataatcttCTGAGGTGTTGTGTTACTAAGGAAGAAGTGGAAGGAATTTTATGGCACTATCATGACTCTCCTTATGGGGGGAATTTTAGTGGAGAGAGAACAACTGCAAAAGTGCTCAaatcaggattttattggcctactcTGTTTAAaaatgctcataatcatgccaTAAACTGTGATAAGGGTCAAAGGACCGGTACTATCTCCAAACATCATGAAATGCTGCTACAAGGCATATTAGAggttgaagtttttgattgttGGAGCATAGATTTTGTTGGACCTTTTCCACCATCTTTCAATAATGAATACATACTGGTGGTAATGAGTTATGTTagtaaatgggtggaagctGTGGCTTTTCCCAAGAATGATTCTAGCACTGTTATTAAATTtctgaaaaggaaaattttctcACGGTTTGGAACGCCCAGAGTATTCATTAGTGATGGAGGATCTCATTTTTGCAATTCCCAACTTGCAAAGATACTCAAGCACTATGGTGTGAGACATAAGTAG
- the LOC111241500 gene encoding uncharacterized protein LOC111241500, with amino-acid sequence MWKYIEEETIEVQGNYSAIIQKLLPPKLKDPESFIIPCTIGNISVGKALIDLGASINLMSLSIFKKIEGLELKPTRMTLQLVDRSLKYPYGVAEDVLMKVDKFLFPVDFVIMEMEEDVNVPLIFGRPFMKTARVLIDMENDNLKVRVQMKK; translated from the exons ATGTG GAAGTACATTGAAGAGGAAACTATTGAAGTTCAAGGAAACTACAGTGCTATCATACAAAAACTTCTGCCTCCCAAGTTGAAAGATCCAGAAAGCTTCATCATTCCTTGCACTATAGGAAATATCTCAGTTGGAAAAGCACTAATTGATTTGGGAGCCAGTATCAATCTCATGTCACTCTCTATATTTAAGAAGATTGAAGGTTTAGAACTCAAGCCTACTCGGATGACTCTTCAACTAGTAGATAGATCTCTAAAATATCCTTATGGGGTAGCTGAAGATGTGCTTATGAAGGTAGACAAATTTCTATTTCCTGTGGACTTTGTTAtcatggagatggaggaggatgTGAATGTGCCTCTTATTTTTGGgagacctttcatgaagactGCAAGAGTTTTGATTGATATGGAAAACGACAATCTGAAGGTGAGAGTGCAGATGAAGAAGTAA